CATGCCAGGAGGCCTGCGTCTCAAcacctttgcacatgctcttctccctttctggaaCGCTCTTCTCTATGGCCCCACTCTCCAGCTGGGAGCCAACTCAGGGAGGCCAGCTTTTACCCCATTTTCCAGCCACCCTTGCTATATGGTCTTATAGCACGCTGTATTTTCCTTCCTAGTCCTTATTGTCATTTCTAATTTCTGGGATTACATGACTAAGGGCAAACACTGTGCCTGCTTTGTCCACCTGTTAGTATCTTGGTCCTTTGCACATGGTAAGCTCTCGAATAATTTTtgtgggatgaatgaatgaatgatgggcagatagaaaatcaatgaacTCACAGTTTTTGATTGAATTCAGGATGGAAGAGATTTTATTGACTAATATTCTGATATAGGAGGTAAGTGTGGAAGGCCCATTGAGTAGGTGACAAATTTGACAGCATGAAAATTATGAAATCCCAAAGAACCATAAAGTTTCACGTTCAAACCCCATACCCATAACTTCAGAGGACAATGTGTTATGCTGGAAAGGGGGATGGGTGCAATAGCTGCGTACTTCCTACCTGTCCAGCTGAGCCTGGTTCCTTTTAATAAATCCAGCCCCCACCACACTccatcccaacacacacacacacacacacacacacacacacacacacacacacgcagatgGGAAACATATAAAAAACCAATGCACGCCCTGCCCCTTTGTCTCAGAAATTTATCCGGACACCTCCTACTTGCACAATTCCATCGTGCCTTTCTCTCAGCCTTTTTGGTTCTTCTGATTCGTGGCTTCTATTTATTTCTGTCCATCCTTTCCTGTTATCAACCCCACTCTGCAGATTATCAAACATATTTCCACATGCTGGGATTCTAAGACTTCCCTTCTCCTCTCGAACCCTTATAGCTTTTCTCCCAACTTGTCCCTAGATCTCCAATCTCCTCTTCAAGACAACAAAACGACAACCATAACAATCGGCCGATGTTGATAGAACGCAATGGGTCAGACACTGTCTTAAATGCTTAATTCACTCAACCCTTATCTTCATATTGGGTCACCCCCATTTACAGAGGAGGCAAGTGCAGGACAGAGATGGAGTGTCACGCACTAGGTCACAGCGTGCAAATTGActgagctggaatttgaactcaggctGTGTCTTCCAACCACCGCCTCTGTCTGTATAGCCAGCCTGAAGGGACTTTCTAGAATTCCGCTTCTATCCCTTCACTCCTGGAGACATCAACATGAGCCAATGGGCAATAGGAAGACAAATTATTAACACTAGCATTTGAGGTCCAGCACCAACTGATTTCGCCTTGACTGCCCTTGCCTTGGCCAGCCAACCTCACCCGGCATTGTAATAAAGGGCTCGTGTTGGGAAATAATTGGCCCTTCTCCAGCCCATGCCTCTCCATGCTTAAACTTATGTACTTGCCAAGTTTTTCTGTGCTTATCCCACTTCCTTCCCATCCACCATTCCAAAGACTCAGTTGAAGTACTAACTACCCTGTGAATGACAAGCTAACTGGAAATGCTGGCCTGCTAGGATTGCCCCTTCATCTCAATTCCTGTTGGAGTTTATGTGAGATGATATGGTGTGAGTTGACTGGTCAGTTACTCTTGCACACGTCCACTTGGTGTGTCAGCCTGGCTACGCCTAAGGAAGGTAACAGTCTTGCCTCGATCATATAGACTCCACTTACATTTTATGTATCCTATAAATGTTATATGATATACAAAATTTAAGTAATATCTATATGACGGGACTCTTATTTATATACATAgaagtatatatgtgtgtctatacttttctttttttcaatgacCTCCAGCCAGAGACCACCGGAAACACACCAACAGTAAGCAAGTTGGACTGAATTGCTCtttgaaataaaagagaatgtatGTCATGGGGAACTGTAGAGACCAAAATAGTATTAGGAAGATTTGACCTTTAATAGGTGATGGTGGGGGGTTCAAGGAAGTGGGGCTTTGTTCTGAATTGGGTCCTATAAATGGAGGCAATTCTGTAACAGCCACCTTAATAGGGcctatctaaaagaaaagaagaccagCTCATGGCTAAAATTGTAATTGGTAGAAGCAGTAGCCACATGTATTAACTGAAGGGAATATGTGGTATTTTTGTGGTTGGTATGGTGACCTTGCTTTTGTTGGTTCATAGACAAGATGACATGGTCTTGTTGGTGTCTTGATCCATCACAGTCACACAATGATCTTGACTGAAATTGGCATTTTGTGAAATTAGTGACCTTCACCAGGAGAACACCACTGCCTAGCTGTGAGTGCCAGGCCAGGTCCTCACGGCCTCGCCAATAAATTTTCGATGTTGGGGACCACATGTccctaaaagacaaaaaaacggCTACAAAAGGAATCAGAACCAAACTATTGTGGATGAGGCAGGAGCCTTCGCAGGCTCTCCACAAACGCATTCTGAGTGGACAAACATTTGTCCAGCATTCATATTCCGTGACTTGAGATGGCTTTTGTTCTAGGTCAACTTAGGGGAAGCTGGAACTCTGCAGAGTTCCCTTCCTTGTATGATTCAGGGGAGAGCAGGTGCTCTGCCCACTTCCCAGCCAGCTTTCTGGCCCTATTGACTTCAGGTTCAACACCAGATGCTAAGGCAGCAGCCTCCCACGGACTTCCCCACCACTGCCCATAACTGTATGTGGTCATTACAACCCCTTATTCTATATGACTTTTAGTAGTTCTGATTCTCTGAAAAAGTCCCGACTGATGGACCACTCCAGATTCCTGGCTGAAAATGAGAATCTCTCATCCTTAGAGCTAGGATGCAATGGCCAGCCTTGTTGTAAAGAGATGCATGACATTTCGATGGCCCCAGATGTGGCCAAGGAACAGGCTGCTGTCTGACTCTCTTGTCCTGACCTGGAGTTCTAGGTCAGTGTGGCCGAGGGCTTATAGCCCATGACAGCAGTGCCAGGATAGGAACACCTGGAGGATGGGGTAGAAATGACCACGGAGCCGTTAACCAAGTATCCTGAGGCAGGATCACCAGGATTTGGGGCCAGATTCAGCTTCTGAGGGAATCAAAGTCATGGCTGAGATGACATAAATCTGAGCCAAATCTGGATGGTGGGGCAAGGATGGAAAATGACACTGGGTAGGGACGCCAAGAAACTAGGGAGTTGATGATCTGGGTAGGGGGTCAGGACAGAGTTAGAGAATGTGGTGTGTGCGTGCACACCCATGTAGGATGTGCCCACAGACACATGTGCAGGCTCTGTGGATCTGTGCCCAGGGGGACAGTCCTGCCCCACCAGGCACTCTAGGGACTGGGCTATAAGCCACGTGCTCACTTAATCATCACAGCTACCACAAAAGACAGGTTCTATTATGTCAACCTAACAGTCAGTGAAACTGAGGTAGTGAtgttaggtgacttgcccaaggtcacttagAAAAgaagttgagggatgcctgggcggctcagtggttcagtgtctgcctttggttctggtcgtgatcccggagtcctgggatcaagccccacaagcccctccctgcaaggagcccgcttctccctctgcctgtgtctctgcctctctctctgtgtctctcgtgaataaataaaatctttaaaaaagaaagttgaaaagcagaaacttgaatttaaatttctttgctcAGACTCTCACTCAAGATCCGAGTTttctagtcttaaaaaaaaagaaggaaaaaaacttttGAGCAACCTGGTCAAACCCAATATTTGCCAAACCCAATGCTCCAGTTGCAGTTAAGGGCTCAGATAATTACAACCTTGTACCGGCCTCAGCTCCCCAATTTCTGACCCACTGAAGCTAGGAGAGAATAAACATTGCTTCTTCTCACCTACTAGCCTTAGATGTTCGTCACCTAGAAGTTGATAACTGACACATTGCTCTTAGATTGAGCCCTGAGAAAGGAGGTGGGTATGGCTTGGGGTATGGAAAGCCCCAAGAAAGCCTGACGAAGAGATCAAGTACCAGAAATTGTCTTCTGGCTTGGGGGACTATGCGAAGACACAGAGACGGTGAGGCAGGTTGGAAGACAAATGCACGTCATAACCTCCTGCATCGGGGTGAAAGACCTGGCGGTCCAAGTTCTCTCCAGTGGGTTGAGAAAGAGTAATGTTCTTGTTTGGGTGAAGAGGAGGTGAATGTCCCAACCCTGGGCTCTCAGCCCTCATGAAGAACAGAAAAGACCGAGACGTTATCATGAAGGCCttgcaggaggaaggggaggtcaCCGAGGGTCTGACTGGATCGCTGCCAGAGAGGACTCTCCTTGGGGCAGTGAGGCCGAGTGACCCAGACCAGGGTCAAAAGGGAGTCACCCCCACATCTCAGGAGTACCAGGGCCAGCCAGGGCTGAGGAGGAGCCGTGCCAGCAGGGAGGACTGCTGAGCCCAGGGAAGCAGCGAGAATGCAGCACAAGTTTCAGTGGTTATAACCATAGCACCTGAGCTCAATGTCAGCAGAAGGGCCAGGAGTGGGAAAGACCCACCACACGCACCCAAGCAACCACCTTGGGAGTCTTATTGTGTCCTAGGGTTTGACGTGCTCAAAGTCACCCAGCCTCACAGCATCATCTTGAAGGGCAGGGGACTGGCCAGGAGAGCaggaaagaaaggcaagaaaggcTAGAAGAGTGCCCTCCAGCCCCCAAAAGTGAATGTTACTGAAAAGGTGGCTTTGGGGACTGGATTGAATTCACTTTTTTCCCTCCACTATGCAGTGGGAGTCATGCGAGGCTTGAAAGGAAAATCCCATCAGTTAGAGAAAACAGTGAAGCTTCAATTTCTTGGCTTATCTCAAGCTGGTGTGAGTAAACAGGTGATTCTAATTCAGATGCTACAAAAGTATGTCCTAAAGATTTATGACATaggttctgggatgcctggggggctcaggggttgagcatctgccttgggctcagggtgtgatcccggggtcctgggatggagtcctgcattgggctccccacagggagcctgcttctgcctctgcctgtgtctctgcctctctctctctctgtgtctgtcatgactaaataaataaaatcttaaaaaaaaaaaagaaagaaagaaaaagaaaacgtgGCATCAACTTTGCCCTATGCATTGCTTGCAAATGAGAACTTGAGGATCCGTTTTAAAGGGCTGTCACCAAGCCATTGCCCTGACACACGTAGCTCAGAGAAGCGGCATGCAGGAATCAGTCACGGCACGTTTGTTCCGTAGGTCAGAAGCCAACCcctgttttattaaaatatgtatgggggatggagaaagaaaaggaccCCACTTTACTGTGGCCAGAGCCACCAAAAGCCAAGGCCACATTCAAGCTCCGCTGTCTTGCTCTGTCCCACAGGCGGCTCCCGGGAACTTGGTCTGGCCAGAGTCTTGGAAGAGACCTCATGAATCGCTCTTCTTGGCCAACCCTCTCGGCCAGAGCTGGCCATGACGTTCACACCAGTGAAGGGCAGGTGGGCCAGGCCACTGGGCCAGTGGATCGGGGCCTCTGCTATCTGCATGGTCTCCTTCAAGGAGACTCCGTTCTCGCATGCAGCCCTGGAGTCTTCCAAATGGTCCCCGCTGCCAGGGAGGCAGGGCCCTACCGGAAAGTGAGCTCTACGCACTCTCCACTGAGTTTCGATCCTGAAGTCCGAAGCCCCAGCCCAGTCCAAGTCACAGGAGGACCCGAACTTCAGGTTCACCCCGCCTCATGTGACACCTGTACCCATGGACGCGCAAGAAGCCTCTCCAGGGGCCCGAGGTCACTTCATGTTTCTCTCGATCCAGTCTTTAAAAGGCAGGACCTTGCTGAAGGCCGTGTACAGGCTGTGGCTGCATGCTTTGTCGTAGCTCCAGCTGACCAGCCCCACCAGGTGCCAGCGTGGCTCGGGGGACGCCCGTCCCGGAAAGGCCATCGCGGCGATGCCTCCAGTCTGGGCCATGCAGATATCCGAAGGGGCAGCAGGGTCCCGGCTGGCACAGAACATGTTGTCCGTGACGCTCACGGGGATGCCATGCTCTTCGTGCTGCTCCTCGCACAGCAGCGAGTCCACCACCCTGACCACCCCTGAGCGCAGCGTGTCGTTTTTGAAGCTGGGGCTTCTCGCATCTGCCAGAACATTCCAGCCAGCCACGGTGATGCGGGCCTCCTGGAAGGAGGTGCTCAGGTCCCGCGGGGCCGCCAGGCAGATGGGCTGGACGCGGGTGCTGACGCGAGCCTTGTCCAGCAGCTTCAGGATGGCAAGGTCCGTGTCCAGCAGGATGGGGTCGTAGTTGGGGTGCAGGATGACGGCCGAAATCTGCAAACGCAAGGAAGGGACAGCGTGGTGAGCCGCCGACCGCACAGCGAGCGAgacccccagggcctggggcacGTGAGCGGGAGACAGCTGCGATTACCTGGGGATACTTGCCTCCTTCGGGGACCAGAGCCGCTTCGTTTCGGGGGCTTGGGAAGTGCAATGCCCACCGCTGCCTGGCAGGCGGACTAACTAAGTGGGGTGCAGAGAACAGTGGCACATGCCCCACCCGCAGTGGGGAAGGTAGAGCTTAGCAGGTGCTCCAGAGGACCGCCGCCGGGCCAAGAGGCGGGACGGCATCCTAACCCCGTCAGACAACAGCCTCCGGATCTCCATCTCAACCTGATTCTTAAACGTTGGCCAACGACTGCTTAGAAAAATGCATGtgattggggcagccccggtggtgcagcggtttagcgccgcctttggccccagttgtgatcctggagacccgggatcgagtcccacgtcgggctccctgcatggagcctgtttctccctctgcctgtgtctctgcctctctctcttgctctgtgtctctcatgaataaataaaatcttttaaaaaattcttttttaaatttttaaaagattttatgaacATGTGAGCGCTACGCAAACCCAAACCCTACGGGCCCCCGGGTGCACCCTCTGTGGCCCACCATACACGTTTCACTCATCAGTAAGCCAGCAAGACAGAGCCACACCCCGGATGGTCCACAGGACTTCTCCACGGTCTTTGCCACTTGTCCCAGTCCTCACTGATCCTTCTCTTTGATGGGGGCCTCTAGAAGCTTACATCTATGACACATCCTAACATTGTTACGTCCGCGTTCTAGGTCTTCAACTATGTTTGGGCACACTTTCTCAGTGCCCCTCTCGTGTCAAAGCAATCACGATATACTAGGCTGTCTCTTTGACCAGCCTGGGCACTCTCCAGGGCCAAAGCCATAGCTTCCCCAGTTCTGTATCTATTCCCTGTGAATGGCATACCGGGGGTGCTCAacaatgaatggatagatgaacAGATGGACAGATAGAGAGGtaggtgggtaggtggatggaagAGAGGGACGGAGagggataggcagagagagaagaatattATGAATTGATCAGGAGTATCTTGGATAAAACCTTTCTACGTCTCAGAGCCGACCTCGTACCATGCCCTCCACATACTAGGTCACTAATGTTTGATGACCTCCATGATAGATGATATTTGTTacaacattattttgaaaacaaaaggaaaaaagactccATCGTCTTTCTAGATGCCCATTCCAAGTAACTGTCTGCATGAAATACTGGGCACCCACTCCCTGCCAGGCTCCGGGAAGGGGTGCTAAGGTGTCCAGGTGTCAGGGCTGACACAGCTATGCCCTCCTGGTGCTGGGAGTCTGCTGAGCCAAGAGCGAGTCTCCAGCTTACTGCCCTCTCTCACCCGCAAGCTCTGGACGGTCTTCTCATCTCGGTCATCATCGCGGTAGAACTTCCCCAGGACCACTTTGAGGTCTGCTGTCTTGATCATGGTGACCTTCTCCAGGTCAGTTACACAGTGGGCAGCCGCCACCACGGTGCGCTCGTTCACCAGGGCACCGCTGCAGACCAGGAGCCATGTGTCCTTGTGCACGCTGCCACCATGCGCCCCGCTGGCCCTCCGGTAGATGGCCGCCTGCCACGGCCAGCGCAGCCCCTGGCTCTTTGGAGTAGTGACGTTCTCTGTTTTCCCGCAGACTGTGGAGAAAGCATCAGCTCAGTAAGATAAACTCAGAGTTTCCCATCCAAAGGGGGGATGTGTTGCTCAACCAAAAGAACACACTTCTGGAAAGGGGGACCTCATGGTGTGATGACCACTAAGCATCTAAGCTGTTCTTCTCCCATGAAATAGTAATCAACCCTTTGACATGACTGGTTATAAAGTCTGGGGTTAAGATCGAAAGCTTGGGGTCCCAGGCACTTACTAGCACAAAGACTTTGGGCAAATTGCCAAATCCCTTAAAGCCTCAGTCTTCTTGCCTGAAAAATGAATACAGTAATGACACTTGTCTCATAGGGTTCTTGAGGAGACTGGATGATGAGGTATGTAAACAGTCAGATTCAAAATGTCATGACGATCATTATGAACTTGACCACAAAGAATTAAGCCATACTGTTCTCCTTTGACAAAGAGCACAGGAAGGTTAGAGCTTACTACGTGCAAGATCCTTTTCCAGATACTTCCATATGCTACCTCAGTAAGCAGCACCATAATCTTATGGGTATTTAATACTTCATCACCTAATTAATAAAAATGACCTATTCAATACCATTGGATGATAAGCATGAAAACGGGTTGGGACAGGGTATCCAAGGTGACGTATGTAGAAGCCTTCCGGTATCGCTAACCCCTCCCTCACTTGGCACTTAACGACggtcctctccctttcctccaagTAAACAGGATGGTATTATCCCTGAGGAAGTGTGCCCCCTCCAAAAAAACTCATCGAAGACCTGATGAGCTAGTCTCTCCCGAGTTAGAAGCCCAAGGAAGGAAGCTCCAACTGGGGCACATCAGACATCAACAAGCTAGAGAGTCAACTGGAGGACACTGGACAAGGACCCTTTCCCAAAAAGTCTTCAACAAGGTTGATGGCTTTTCACGAGCAGCCAAGGAAGACGGAAGCCACCtaacccacccccaccccccaggcctgACTCCTGACTCACTAGGGACGCAGGACGGGGCACGTCCACTCCACTTTCCGGTCCTCAGGCACGTCCTGCGGCTGCTGCCCAGGCGGCGGTAGAAAGGCGAGATGCACTCGTACTGGAGCTGGGTGTGCAGGTGTTGGAACCCGGGGGGCAGGTCTCCAAAGGGAAGGGCCGGCTTCTTGGTGGGGGCGCCCTGCAGCTTCTGCTTGTTGAAGGGGGCCGAGTAGAGCTGGTGTAACGGtgtctccctgcatggggccccgGGCCCAGAGAGAGTGGGGCGAGACACAGTCATCGTGGCCTCCGTAGTACACGTGCCAACCCACACCGGGCATTTGGTCACAGCAGAAAAAATTATGGCTATCccattctctgtgtgtctctctccctgctgcccccctcccctgcaccctcCGCCCACACGCACTTCCCCTCTACCAAGAGCAAATTCTCTTGCACACCCCAACCTTCACTCCGTTCCTCCATTTCCATTTCTGGCAGGCCTCCAGCTGCCTAGGATTTTTAACCAGAGGATAATATCTGGCATAATAGCTGCTATCCAAGGGTACGCTCTACATGCACACAGAGAAAAATTAACTGTAAAATTAAACAAGAAAGGAAGTTCACTTGAACCAAGgcgtctttcttttttttcctccaaacatTATCATAATGGGGCAATATTAGGAATTGACTTGAACTAAACTGTGTTGATACAGTAGCTTGATTTAGCAATCAGCGTATATAATTAGTACACCTCAGAGAATAGAACTTTCTCGGGGCACAGTGATTGGCAGAAATAGAGAGCATTGTGTGTAaatgtgaaaaagctttttaaatgaGCACTTGAAGCtgaagccccctccccaccccggagACCACTCAGGGATTCTTGGGGGGAGATGTACACACATTGGACAGCCCGCGCTCGTCTTACATCAGGCACGTAACGGCCACTAACTGAGAAGTTAGAATTCCTTTAGGAAACAATGTGTTCATCTCTGTTTAATGAACAGGGAaaggaagcccagagggggaggtgggagtACAGAAGCACATACAGGAAGCCAAGGCAGTACCCATGGCGGCACTTAGCAATTATGATTCCCAACCTGTGTCTCTACTGTGCCA
This is a stretch of genomic DNA from Canis aureus isolate CA01 chromosome 21, VMU_Caureus_v.1.0, whole genome shotgun sequence. It encodes these proteins:
- the PAMR1 gene encoding inactive serine protease PAMR1 isoform X1 encodes the protein MCRECCEYDQIECVCPGKKEVVGYTIPCCRNEENECDSCLIHPGCTIFENCKTCRNGSWGGTLDDFYVKGVYCAECRAGWYGGDCMRCGQVLRASKGQILLESYPLNAHCEWTIHAKPGFIIQLRFVMLSLEFDYMCQYDYVEVRDGDSSNGQIIKRFCGNERPAPIRSTDSSLHILFHSDGSKNFDGFHAIFEEITACSSSPCFHDGTCLLDKTGSYKCACLAGYTGQHCENLLEESNCSDPGGPVNGYKKITGGPGLINGRHAKIGTIVTFFCNNSYVLSGNEKRTCQQNGEWSGKQPICIKACREPKVSDLVRRRVLPMQVQSRETPLHQLYSAPFNKQKLQGAPTKKPALPFGDLPPGFQHLHTQLQYECISPFYRRLGSSRRTCLRTGKWSGRAPSCVPICGKTENVTTPKSQGLRWPWQAAIYRRASGAHGGSVHKDTWLLVCSGALVNERTVVAAAHCVTDLEKVTMIKTADLKVVLGKFYRDDDRDEKTVQSLRISAVILHPNYDPILLDTDLAILKLLDKARVSTRVQPICLAAPRDLSTSFQEARITVAGWNVLADARSPSFKNDTLRSGVVRVVDSLLCEEQHEEHGIPVSVTDNMFCASRDPAAPSDICMAQTGGIAAMAFPGRASPEPRWHLVGLVSWSYDKACSHSLYTAFSKVLPFKDWIERNMK